The Ipomoea triloba cultivar NCNSP0323 chromosome 13, ASM357664v1 genomic interval tcacagaatagGCTTGGAATGACATAACATTATTAGTAATAGATCTATTCCTTCGTTTCGTAAAACTTTTATTCCTAGGAACATTGTTCTTGGGAATGGCCCACTCCCCTTAGAGGAGGAATAGTTATTATTGGCTCCCCTAGTATTAACTTATTCATGAGTTCTCAAGaataacttttatattttttttgcttattttacCCTTTGTTTAACCGAAACTGCtatctttctctctttctttctcttttccaACGCCACCATATAATTCATTGTTAGCTTCATTGATTCCCCGGAAACTCGTAGCACTGTCTCCTAGAAAATCTGCTGGCCGTCGATCAATAATCTGATAAGGAGGACGTTCGTAGCACTCTCGTCACCATCCATGCCATCTGATCCATCATCCAACGGTTGTGTCACCGTTAAAACCACTATCGACACAACTTGGGCAGAATCACGAGAACTCTAGGACAGCAGTCGATCCCAATTTGATGATGGCGATCACGTTGCAAGGGACGAACGAAGTCTTGGGAGGGCTTTGGCAGTGGATCGCTGGCTGCGATGCACGAGATCGCCTCCTTCGAGAACGAATAGCCGTCGCGACGTAGCCTCTCCAGAAGCTGTCTAACATTCTGACTTTTGGATGTCATCCCATTTGCGAAAGGTAGCCACCAGGAACCTTTGTCCTCAAACACAaacaaaaagcaataaaataactAAGAAATGAAACAATCATATCTTAACCACATAATACGTTTCAAGCAGTGagaaaaaaactaaatacaaGAATTGTGTATATTTCCAGGAATTTCCAGTTAAATCTATTGTGCATcactttcaaattaaaatatttctatatTTTCCTGGAATTTTCTATATTTAGAGATTGATATAACTATTAATATATGTTATACTtaatatgccaaagaccttgtggtctagtgacatcctAGTGGCATcactttcaaattaaaatatttctatatTTTCCTGGAATTTTCTATATTTAGAGATTGATATAACTATTAATATATGTTATACTtaatatgccaaagaccttgtggtctagtgacatcctAGTGGCATcactttcaaattaaaatatttctatatTTTCCTGGAATTTTCTATATTTAGAGATTGATATAACTATTAATATATGTTATACTtaatatgccaaagaccttgtggtctagtgacatccggtgtcccgattaacactcccacatggatagcctcagtggaggcaactctggactctttgtgtttcagtaggttgagaaagtagttatgaacaacactcatactacattgtaatagagtcagtagtactcaaaaaaaaatattattaaatattctttaaaaattttcgttatttatatgaatatattttgttTCATAACGTATAGataactttttttaatattgtaattgctatagaataatattttataaaaatcttatgtaataataatagtaacaacaacaacaacaacaacaataataataatgataattattattattattatgtaattattattattattattattattatatattttgtataagcgtatttatgtcttttaaacatatattccatttctgttcctttaaccaaccaaacgttagaatacaattcctaaaaagtctattcctttaacgaaccaaacaatataatacaatttatgttctattccttacctatttcATTCCCTATGGAAGAGCATTcatattccctccaaattcattccgtgaaccaaacgtgctgacGTGCTGTAATAGAGTTATCTAAAATGAACCTTACCCAAATCAAGTCTAAGTTAAAAAttctatcatctaattcaaatttaaattaaattataattatcaaattcaaatataatgaattatatttaaattataattatacttaaattcaaatatgaattgggcttggatcaattaattaattaattcaataatctaacatcaatttaattgggctaattaaattaattcagtcatcattaattaaattggtccaataatcaATCCCAAAATTAGACCCAATAATAGTTTCATCAGCCCATCTTTCGAGTTCAAATTTTATGGGTCTAGACTTATACTATGTCACCGACGGcgtaaaaacatttttttaaaaaaattataaatttatttaatattttattagcgattttattaaaaccaaagtGTTATATATGATATTATATGCTATTTTTATAGTAGTGCAAAACACAAGTTTAAGGTAAGTTTGGGATTGTAAGTgtaatttaaagaaaacaaagaaaaaaaacatacaagaaaataaagaaaagtggAAGTTTCATTAATTGCATGACTTCGTCGTTTTGATCGAATATAAATTTCGATCAAATCCCATATATAATctttctttatatattttactcTCAACCCTTTATTCTTGCACACAATCTATCACATGAGTACAAATAGAGCTGCCTGTACCCAAGCCTTTATTCTTAACATCATTATTAATACTTCCACTAATCTATACTTAACTACTTCATGGGCAAAAGACAACCCTGTAATCAGTAGATCCAGCAGGGCAACCGAAAGTGCTGCTTGGATCATCTTGAGGGTAACTATAAGCATCAGGACATAAGCCCTTGAAGAATTTTGAATAATCACTAGGACCACATGGTCCTTCGGTGCAGCAATATTGTTGTCCTCCGAAAGTGGTGCAAGGGTTGTTACACCCGCCGGGAACCTTAAGAGCGGCGGGGCATTGGCCGTTCACATCAGCCGTGCATGAGATTGCATGGCACTTGTCCGCGCCAGGCTTGGTGGGGGCGAAGTTCAAGGGAACATTGAATCCGTCGACGAGCGAGATGTCGATGGTGTCGAAATTGTTGTCTCCCGTTAGGGTGAATTCGGCGAGGGTGTTGGGCGGTTTGCCCCACGCGGTGCACTGCAACGCGCCGCCGCAGTCGCCGGTCTCGCATGAGCCCCTCCCACTGGCATCGAAGTTGCAGTTTGTGCGGCCCCATATACGTGCCATTCTCGTGCCACCGGGCACGTCAATTGTCCAACTTTGGCCTTGATCAAGCTGCTTGCCACCGCCAACTGGTGTCGCTGCCGCCCAGACGGTGTACGGGCAGTTGTTGCGGATTTCAAAGGTGGCGGCGTAGCCGGAGGTGAAGAGGCTGAGGAGAAGGAGCAGCGTGAGGGTGGTTAAGTAACCCATATTGGTAAACTAAATGCTTTAGTGTGATTAAAAGAGTTGGGTTGCAAAGTATTTATAGAGTTTGAGGGTGAGAATAGTCAACCCAATTCAAGAATCGATTGGTTGAGTCGTTGTCTTAATTACCCTCACTTCATGGCATGTAATCTGCAACATAGGAGTACACCATACTTGACTATCGTTATGCATgcatttggttcattttttttattaaaataattaagattttttttgacaatagtAAATGATGATTTctaaaattgattttgattagTAGATAATACTACGTAATAATTATGTGTCAACTTTTTTATTGGATTGAATTTCTGGAACCTACTTTGTTTGGGTTCTTATATTGGAATTGGATAATCAAAATTGATATTAATGTAaaagaattcaaattttaaaaagtagttaacaactattttattaattaatagcaAAAAACAGAATATTTTATCCTTTTCCATTATAGACGTGAAGATCATTGTTTATTGTTTACTTACTTCAAAACTACGGTTGgttaaattttagtattctaTAATTATTGGTTTTATTTGgacttagatttttttaaaaaaatagtaattgtttatttaaaataaaacttaattttgaataaaaaaacaattttatatgtcactatatttatatattataatgagtttaaattttgcattttatttaaaattaaattaaaattctatatcATATCATAAAATAATATGACATCTTAAAATAGATAATACTCCATATAATCTTAAGTTTCGTATGGCGATCAATAGTTTAGAAAGTACTTTAGTCTTTTTGGACGAAATTACCCAAACATTGTTAagtatttcattaattaattaattaatgaaatgaCCGTTTTAGTCCATTAGTTATACCTAAATTGTAAACTTGGTCCATGAATTATTACCCCATATaaagttttctttttaattatatatgttgaaaGTGACAGTTTCAATCCATAACTTATAGATTTTGTTAACATTaactatttattttgaatttcaaaattattaaaggaCATATTggttatttaataaaattttttcaaattccCTCCATTAATCTTCACATATACTCTACTCTAATCGCATACTCTACTCTGACTGCAAAACTCTTGCTAAATATATGTTTGTCTTGATTGAGGAGAAATTGAGAAGCAAAAATGACAAGTAGAAGATTATTTAGGATCGAAGATATACCAAATTATAAGTTTAATATGTTagtttattacaatttttccttttgtgGTATGTAAATTACTCTTTTTGTTATCTCATTGACTTCATACCTTAATAGGTAATATATgcaatttagttattttaagggaaaattgtaatttatgcccctctataatatgtcaattatcaatgtcacccctgaattattagtggtgtgaatgttgcctctcaattttcaaaatggtacatatattgcccctctcgtACCGTACgcgaggggcaatatatgttccattttaaaaattaaggggcaatatttacacttgggaggggcaatatatgtatcgttttgaaaattgacgtgcaacatttacatcactaataattcaggggtgacattgataattgacatattatagagtgtcataatttacaatattcccttattttaatatgttaattgatgagtttattatcgaaatggtccctcgactattgtgaaattaccaatttggtcctcgacaatttttcgtaacCGATTAAGTCCcccgactttgaaaaatttaaccaatttggtcctctgtttattttgctgttaaacatctgttaaatcgggaccaaattggtaaatttgctatagtcaagggaccatttcagtgaaaaattaattaccaatttagtcccttaactatagcaaaattaccaatttggttctaGATTTAGTGAAAATTGGGTGGATGAGATAATTATCTTAATTGGTCTTTAGATGAAGCAAATAATTCACCACTACTAATCAGAAAGATTTAATGCAGCCTCTTAAATTTGTTATTAGTTAGCCACctcaaaaaagaatattaacaaaaaaagcaataaaatcatatcattctaaatttaagaagaaaaatagtTGAAAACATGTTTTATGtatttagataaatatatatattttagagttaattaccgatttggtccctcgactattaggatttcaccactttggtcctcgacaatttttcttgtctaattaagtcctcgactttgaaaaaattaaccaatttggtcctccgtttattttactgTTTGATatatatccgttaaatcgggaccaaattggtaatttcattatagtccAGGGACCATTtaagtcaaaaattaattacgaaaatggtcccttgactatagcaaaattaccaatttggtcccgatttaacggttgtttaacaccaCAATAAACgaatgaccaaattggttaattttttcaaaatctaggacttaattaggcaagaatattatcgaggaccaaagtggtgaaatcccaatagtcgagggaccaaatcggtaattaactctattttttgcCTATTAAACCATGTAAATCAAATTATCATTTTGTCGTTTTGGTGTTTATTAATCATTTGCAAATTAGGTTTTATTTTGTGCATCCCAGTGATGTTTTTGGTTATTTTGATCTTTGTTAAACAAATGCAACTTAAACAtaccaaataaaacaaatgcAACTTAAACTATTATTTTGTGTAACTTAGGATGTTATTAAGAGTTGCGTATATATCAAGATTCATAGAgggaatttgaaaaattttaagaaatgatCAATATGtcctttaataatttgaaaattcaaaataaattgttaatattaacaaattCTATAAATAATGGATTGAAACTATCACTTTAAATGGTAAAATTTGTATAAGATAATAACTCAGGGTGCATTTAATCCTTATTTTGATGAATTTAGTTAACATTGATAACGATAAATACTTGTACTCCACAAAAGACCGTAATCTTATTAATGATGCTGGGAACCGGGTACAAAGGATTAATCAAGCCGGTTCAATCTATCGTGACGTTAAGTCAAGGTTCTGACTTCGGGAGATCGGGCAGTGGGCCTCGTACCTCCGAGGGATTAGCTATCATTCATTCCACAACCAAAAGTCTCCTCTCTCTTCATTAAATGAGGTATTTATAGGtaggggaaaaagaaaaattccgCTCCCTCGGCATGGCAGGCACATGGAGAACATGCACAGGCTCCTCGTCGGGCGGAAACAACGATGTGGCGAATTAGACTCAGCTGACCGATTTACGCCTAGGAAGGTCGGCAGCACGAGGGAATGGGTGAAGAGGTTTATAACTCAACGGTAATGAATAGGTATGCCATGGTACCGTCTCTAGCCCAACCATCCGAGCTAAAGGAGAGGTTGGACCGGGTCGGGTCCTAGCGAGGTCTACGAGTAGTCTGCAGACCGACCACTTATACGTACAAGGCTAAAGGATGGAATAATCCCTATCAAACATATtgcatatatttgtttttactaTTAACGATTCTAATTCTCACCTTAGAAATTATAACCATAAATCCCAAAAAATGCTCCCTTCTTCATACAAAATCGACTGAATAGTTCACAAAGATCATCTCCAATGTCCAGTAGAAATTTGTTAGGTATGCTCAAGTTTTCGTCCAAAAAAATTAgactaaaaatacaattattcTCTTTTTATATCAATATTGTTTAGGTTTTTGTCCAAAATAACTCCTTATGAACAATGACTAAATACGCAATGTTAGTGACTAATTACGGGTACTATTGCAACTTCATAATAATTAAGGACAAAAATTACACATACTTTATAACTCGTAGActaaaactataattttttcttatattacCTTAAAAAGATGAggtaataataaattacaattcattacaacaacaacaacaacaacaacaataataatataaattttaatctcatcacaccaacaaaaaaaaaaaacaacaacaacaacaaaaaattattgtacAGCAACAGCGAAAACTTGAACTGAAGTTCACATAATAACAATGTTTACTGTGATGGCCGGTTATTTTCGCAGCCAGGGACGCGTTAGGACTAAAGAGATTTTTCAATAAAACACTCAACTGGCCTAACAATTGGACTTtcagaaaatatattattttatattataatgaagcaaataaattaataaattatttttatacatctGAAATCTCCTTCTCCTAAATTCTA includes:
- the LOC116001761 gene encoding osmotin-like protein OSML81, with the protein product MGYLTTLTLLLLLSLFTSGYAATFEIRNNCPYTVWAAATPVGGGKQLDQGQSWTIDVPGGTRMARIWGRTNCNFDASGRGSCETGDCGGALQCTAWGKPPNTLAEFTLTGDNNFDTIDISLVDGFNVPLNFAPTKPGADKCHAISCTADVNGQCPAALKVPGGCNNPCTTFGGQQYCCTEGPCGPSDYSKFFKGLCPDAYSYPQDDPSSTFGCPAGSTDYRVVFCP